The genomic DNA TTTCCATTCCCTTCTCCACTATGTATGTTGTGGCCATTGTGGGTAACAGCCTAATCATGATAGCAGTGCAGGAGGACCCTGTGCTACATGAGCCCATGTACCTGTTTCTCTCCATGCTGGCTGTGACTGAGGTGGGTGTTTCTGTGTCTACACTGCCCACTGTCATGGGTATTCTTTGGTTTGATGCCCGCCAGATCGATTTTGATGGCTGCCTGGCTCAGATGTTCTTCATCCACACCTTCTCTTGTATGGAGTCAGGGGTCCTTTTGGCCATGAGTTATGACCGCTTTGTAGCCATCTATAATCCACTGCGATATACTGCCATCCTAACCCTGCCCCGTATCATCTGCATGGGTCTGGGAATCACACTGAAGAGTGTGACACTTATGGCCCCACTTCCCATCCTTTTGAAGCAACTGCCTTATTGCCACACTAATGTCCTCTCCCATTCCTACTGTCTCCACTCAGACTTGATCCAGCTGCCTTGTGCTGATACTAAGCTCAATAGTATTCTAGGCTTGGCCATTGTCCTGGCCACTTTTGGGCTGGACTCACTGCTCATTGTGGTCTCTTATGTGCTGATTCTTTACACTGTGCTGGGCATTGCTTCTGAGGAGGGACGGTGGAAGGCCCTCAACACGTGTGTATCACATATGTGTGCAGTGCTTGTGTACTACGTGCCTATGATTGGTGTGTCTGTGATGCATCGTGCTGCCAAGCATGCCTCACCCCTGGTCCATACACTCATGTCTAGCATATACCTTTTTGTGCCCCCTGTGCTCAATCCCATCATCTACAGTGTCAAGACCAAGCCAATCCGACAGGGAATTTTCACCTTGTTTTCTTGCAAGAGGAAATAGTTCTGAATCCCTCCAATAGGATGGAGATGTTGAGCCACTCCATGAACTCTGATGGTGTTTCTGCTGTGAGCAAAGCAGTACACCAGGCATTTTATGGAGGAATAGGAATGAGGAATTCAAAGCGTTGTCACAGGCTTGACTCTGGATCACAAGTCATCTCTAGTCCTTTTTGTTTCGCATCTTGTCAAtgtatgtgtgtctctgtatGTAGGTAAGTACATGTCTTCTCTAACCAGATGTGATCAGCTTGAGGGCAGAGATGGTGAATttcacttttccattttcctttaaaagccCTAGCAAAAAGCCTGATAAATAGTTAAGTTTAGCAATAAAGGCTGGAGTCTTACAGAtgtttaaatggaaataaaacaaattgctgTTTTTGGTAGGTTCAGCAGGGATTAGGAATATTCCCCAAGAAAGAATGATCATCCTAGGAATTTGCCTTTGCATGAGGTGAATAGTCTTTCTGGTTTGTGCCAGATAATCATGGTTTACACTTACCCTCCTCAGCATCATTATTAATAGcactcctttccctctcccaaaTGTCCTTGTTTAGGTAATTAATTATATGGTAACCTATTTATAATGCTGCCTTCTTTCTGTTATATAAGGAACCAGATTCTGTACAATCTTCATCCTGTGGTCTCCACCCGAAGAATTTATTTAACTGGGAGACTCTGAGGTTGAGAAACAGCTGATTAAATTGCCTCAGCTTAGGCATAAAACAAACTACGGACAATCTCCTAGTGCCCAGGTGTCAGATCCTAAGAATACCAGCCAAAGTCCTAAATTTTGCCCTGCTAGAATCTCAGACCCTATTTCTAGGGCCAGTTGATCTGGTGTCACTGTGCCTGGATATTCCCGTTTTTCTTTACTCCACTCCCTTTAGCTGTCAGTAACCTCAGCATATTATGTGAtgggtatatttttatatgttcctTGACCCTGCCCCCATTTCAGCCCTATCATTGTGGGGCTAATTGGTCCTGCTTGTATCTGCCTATGGCTCTCTGGGGTTTCCTGGAAATCTTTAGTCAAATGAGAAAGACCATTCTCACACCTCCAAAGTGTCACAAGGCTCTATATAGACTGGGTTGATGGGACTGTGCTGGTTGATCAGTAACTGGTTTTAGGCTTTCAGCCTCCAATTATAGGGCCTTTAGCTTACTTTTTACAATGCAGATGTTTTCCTCACCATTTACAGTTCTTTCCAACTTCATCCAGCTTATCAGGAGATGGTGACCTTCTTGTCCCTAATTACTAGTTTACATGCCCACCAGTGACAGCGTCTATAAAGTCAAGATGACtgattatttcttacaactgcatgtgcaCCCtaaattttctggaaataaaaagtttaatttttagggacaccagggtgggacagtcagttaagtgtccaactcttggtttcggcttaggttgtgatctgaTGGCTATGAGCTCGAGCTCagcattggactccatgctcagcatggaatctgatTAAGACTCTCTctaccctccctccccctctaaaataattaaataaacattttaattttattttttttaagattttgtttacttcttcatgagagactcagagagagagagagagagagacagagaggcagagacacaggcagagggagaagcaggctccatgcagg from Canis aureus isolate CA01 chromosome 23, VMU_Caureus_v.1.0, whole genome shotgun sequence includes the following:
- the LOC144295370 gene encoding olfactory receptor 51I2-like — encoded protein: MGAESNESLDVLSVFLTGIPGLESQHGWLSIPFSTMYVVAIVGNSLIMIAVQEDPVLHEPMYLFLSMLAVTEVGVSVSTLPTVMGILWFDARQIDFDGCLAQMFFIHTFSCMESGVLLAMSYDRFVAIYNPLRYTAILTLPRIICMGLGITLKSVTLMAPLPILLKQLPYCHTNVLSHSYCLHSDLIQLPCADTKLNSILGLAIVLATFGLDSLLIVVSYVLILYTVLGIASEEGRWKALNTCVSHMCAVLVYYVPMIGVSVMHRAAKHASPLVHTLMSSIYLFVPPVLNPIIYSVKTKPIRQGIFTLFSCKRK